The following are encoded together in the Pseudomonas sp. IB20 genome:
- a CDS encoding Maf family protein has translation MNLLYLASGSPRRRELLTQIGVPFTVVSAAIDETPLTNESAVAYVERLARGKATAGFAALEKTAGACVLGADTAVIVEGHILGKPMDQADALAMLMALAGREHEVLTAIALTDGERCETRCVSSRVLFRGISVEEATTYWHSGEPQDKAGGYAIQGLGSVFVAGLNGSYSAVVGLPVCETAQLLEQFGIPCWQNLTAR, from the coding sequence ATGAATTTGCTTTATCTGGCCTCGGGTTCCCCAAGGCGGCGTGAATTGCTGACCCAGATCGGTGTGCCCTTCACCGTGGTCAGCGCCGCCATTGATGAAACGCCTCTTACAAACGAATCTGCTGTTGCCTACGTCGAGCGCCTTGCGCGCGGCAAGGCCACGGCGGGTTTTGCTGCGCTTGAAAAAACGGCGGGCGCCTGCGTTTTAGGCGCCGACACGGCTGTGATCGTGGAGGGTCATATCCTCGGCAAACCGATGGATCAAGCGGATGCCTTGGCCATGTTGATGGCTTTGGCAGGGCGTGAACATGAAGTGCTCACGGCCATTGCGCTCACCGACGGCGAGCGCTGCGAAACCCGATGTGTAAGCAGTCGCGTACTGTTTCGCGGGATTTCTGTCGAGGAGGCTACGACCTACTGGCACAGTGGCGAACCTCAGGACAAAGCTGGCGGCTATGCTATCCAAGGGCTCGGGTCGGTGTTTGTCGCCGGGCTCAATGGCAGTTACTCCGCCGTGGTTGGCCTGCCGGTGTGCGAAACCGCGCAACTGCTCGAGCAATTCGGCATACCCTGTTGGCAAAACCTTACCGCGCGCTGA
- the rng gene encoding ribonuclease G: MSEEILINITPMESRVAVVENGVLQEVHVERTQKRGIVGNIYKGKVVRVLPGMQAAFVDIGLDRAAFIHASEISLREGPAVESISALVHEGQSLVVQVTKDPIGSKGARLTTQLSIPSRYLVYMPRTAHVGISLKIEDEAERERLKKVVSDCVAAEGIKEAGGFILRTAAEGAGADEILMDIRYLRRLWDQIGAQIKTIGAPSVIYEDLGLALRTLRDLVSPKIEKIRIDSRETFQRTTQFVAELMPEIADRLEHYPGERPIFDLYGVEDEIQKALERKVPLKSGGYLVVDPAEAMTTIDVNTGAFVGHRNLEETIFKTNLEAATAIARQMRLRNLGGIIIIDFIDMEDEEHQRQVLRTLEKQLERDHAKTNIIGITELGLVQMTRKRTRESLEQVLCEPCSSCQGRGKLKTPETVCYEIFREILREARAYQAEGYRVLANQKVVDRLLDEESGNVAELEGFIGRTIRFQVETMYSQEQYDVVLL, encoded by the coding sequence ATGAGTGAAGAGATTCTGATCAATATCACGCCGATGGAATCGCGCGTGGCGGTGGTAGAGAACGGTGTTCTGCAAGAAGTGCACGTCGAGCGCACGCAGAAGCGCGGCATTGTCGGCAATATTTATAAAGGCAAAGTGGTGCGCGTGTTGCCGGGGATGCAGGCTGCATTCGTCGATATCGGCCTGGACCGCGCCGCGTTCATCCATGCTTCGGAAATCTCCCTGCGCGAAGGCCCTGCGGTCGAAAGCATCAGTGCGTTGGTGCACGAAGGGCAGAGCCTGGTGGTGCAAGTCACCAAGGACCCCATCGGTTCCAAGGGCGCGCGGTTGACGACTCAGTTGTCGATTCCTTCGCGTTACCTGGTGTACATGCCGCGTACTGCTCACGTCGGCATTTCCTTGAAGATCGAAGACGAAGCCGAGCGCGAGCGCCTGAAAAAGGTGGTCAGCGACTGCGTGGCTGCCGAGGGCATCAAGGAAGCGGGTGGCTTCATCCTGCGCACCGCCGCAGAAGGCGCCGGCGCCGATGAAATCCTCATGGACATCCGTTACCTGCGACGCCTCTGGGATCAGATCGGCGCGCAGATCAAAACCATCGGCGCACCCAGCGTCATCTATGAAGACTTGGGCCTGGCCCTGCGCACCCTGCGCGATCTGGTCAGCCCGAAGATCGAGAAAATTCGCATCGACTCGCGGGAAACCTTCCAGCGCACCACGCAGTTTGTCGCCGAACTGATGCCTGAAATTGCCGATCGCCTGGAACATTACCCTGGTGAACGGCCGATTTTTGACCTGTATGGCGTCGAAGACGAAATCCAGAAAGCCTTGGAACGCAAGGTGCCGCTCAAGTCCGGCGGCTATCTGGTGGTGGACCCGGCGGAAGCCATGACCACCATCGACGTCAACACCGGTGCGTTCGTGGGGCATCGCAACCTTGAAGAGACCATCTTCAAGACCAACCTCGAAGCGGCTACCGCGATTGCCCGCCAGATGCGCCTGCGCAACCTGGGCGGCATCATCATCATCGACTTCATCGACATGGAAGACGAAGAGCATCAGCGTCAGGTGCTGCGTACCCTCGAGAAGCAGCTGGAGCGCGATCACGCCAAGACCAATATCATCGGCATCACCGAGCTTGGCCTGGTGCAGATGACCCGCAAGCGTACCCGCGAAAGCCTCGAACAAGTGCTCTGCGAGCCTTGCAGCAGCTGCCAGGGGCGGGGCAAGTTGAAGACCCCAGAAACGGTTTGCTACGAGATTTTCCGCGAAATCTTACGGGAGGCGCGTGCCTATCAGGCCGAAGGTTATAGAGTGCTCGCCAACCAGAAAGTGGTCGATCGGTTGCTGGACGAGGAGTCT